The Thalassomonas actiniarum genome contains the following window.
GTCCGGTCGGAAAATAAATATTCTTTGCTTGTACTCCAGTTGCGCCAATCCAGTGCTACCCCTTTAGGTAAATCATGGCCTATGCCCGTTTTTCCGGGAATGTAACCCCGGATTTTGACCAGTGCAGGAAGTAGTAAATACCAGCTCAGCCACATTTTTGGCCATTGGCTTAAAGGGTATAATTTCCAGCTGCATGTGCCCGAGCTGATCAAGATAATTTGTCTTATTTTATCAAGTGACCGGCATAAACCGACTAAATGGCCGCCGGCGCTGTGGCCTATCAGGGTGATATCTTGCCACCGGGCCCAATGGTTAGCCGTAACATGATGCAGCAGGGCATCAAGATCAAGACTCCCCCAATCCCTTAATTTTGCCGGGTCGGTTTTGACATTTTCACTTTGTGAGCCGCCTATGCCTCTGGGATCCCAAGTGATAACAGTACAGCCGTGTTCGGCGAGATATTGAGCCAAAGCCTGGTAAAAATCCTGCTTCACGCCCAAGGCCGAGTTAATGATGATAAAGCGGTTATTCGAAGCCGTTGCCGGAAGATATTTGGTGGCGGACAGCACCCGGCCATCCTTGCATTTTACGTTAAATTTGATTGTCATAAATTCACCTCTTCCTTATCATAAACCCTGGACTATACTCCACGGTCAAGAGGAAATTATGCAAATAGGAGCATTGTGCCAAAGCACTGGCATGAGCAAAGACACCATACGTTTTTATGAAAAAATCGGTCTGATGGGAGACATCAAACGCAAAGCCAATGGTTATAAAGACTATTCTCAAGGCCATGTCGAGCAGTTGAAATTACTCAAACACGCTAAAGAGTTAGGCTTTACCCTCAATGAAATCAAGGAGCTGGCGGGGCTGTTTTTGTCAAAAAGCCTGCCGCCACAGGCAATGAATGATTATCTGAAAAAGAAAGCGTTGGAAATAGATGAAAAAATAGCGAAGCTACAGGCCTTTAAACAGGAAATTAAAGACACCCTGGCGGGCAATTGCATTTATAAAGAGCAGTTGATTAAGGCATCTGCCGGGGCTAAAAAATCCTCCTAGCCCGGGCGAAACTGTTATCAGGTAAATCCAGTCATTTATTGAATCCTGGAAGAAAATCTCAAACAGCAGTTACCTCTTAGCCTTATATATGGTTTAATAACTGTAAATAAAAACAGTGATAAAGCCTTGATATGGAAACTTCCCTTTTGCCTGAGCCATTTTTTCTACACCCCCTGTTTATTTTTCTCCTTATTTTCGCCGGTCTTTTTCTGATCGCTTTTTTGCTGTTGTGGCGAAAATTGGCACAAATAACTTTGTTGCAGCAGTTAAGTCAGCAAGAAAATGGTGCTGAGTCTTTTAATAACCAGCTGAGTCAATGGGGGCGGGCGCAGGAAAAAGCCTTTGATAAATTCCAGCAGCAACTCCAGTATTCGCACCAGCACCAGGTGAAGCAGTTGGGAGAGGTTAAAGTCTATTTTGAGCAGCAAATTGCCGACCTGCGCATTAAACTGCTGCGCCAGATAAGTGAGCAAAACAGTAAACAGGAATACAGTAACCGGCAGTTCTTCCAGGAGTTATCCCAAGGGCTTAATGAGCAAAAAGAGCAGTTTAACCACAACCAGCTAAAAGCGGTGGATCAGCTTATTGAGCATTTAACGAAAACCACCCGGGAAAACCGTGAAGAATTGTCTAAGACCCTGGCGAGCAGCAGCGAACAAATGTCGGTAAAAATGAATGAGCTGACCGGCGCCACCGATAAACGCCTGGCTGATATCAGTGTC
Protein-coding sequences here:
- a CDS encoding alpha/beta fold hydrolase, whose translation is MTIKFNVKCKDGRVLSATKYLPATASNNRFIIINSALGVKQDFYQALAQYLAEHGCTVITWDPRGIGGSQSENVKTDPAKLRDWGSLDLDALLHHVTANHWARWQDITLIGHSAGGHLVGLCRSLDKIRQIILISSGTCSWKLYPLSQWPKMWLSWYLLLPALVKIRGYIPGKTGIGHDLPKGVALDWRNWSTSKEYLFSDRTLEQTYYHEYQGNIHAVGFSDDIGFSPKKTIEDLMARFPRASKQLQIFHPSEFRQKRIGHFGFFKRDRHHLWQQIILDQLPKADAKDEITPDRRNLQEYRA
- a CDS encoding MerR family transcriptional regulator, encoding MQIGALCQSTGMSKDTIRFYEKIGLMGDIKRKANGYKDYSQGHVEQLKLLKHAKELGFTLNEIKELAGLFLSKSLPPQAMNDYLKKKALEIDEKIAKLQAFKQEIKDTLAGNCIYKEQLIKASAGAKKSS